One genomic segment of Brevibacillus laterosporus LMG 15441 includes these proteins:
- the fmt gene encoding methionyl-tRNA formyltransferase, whose translation MKDTRILFMGTPDFATQSLEALITNGFQVVGVVTQPDRPVGRKRVLTPPPVKELALRHGLPVYQPEKIRESEAVQSVLDATRPDLIVTAAYGQILPVSLLEAPKHGCINIHASLLPKYRGGAPIHASIINGEKETGVTIMYMVQALDAGDMISKVIVPIEERDTAASMFEKLATAGADLLIETLPKLLKGEITPEPQNHEEATFAPNIKRENERLDWNKSAREIYNQVRGMNSWPVAFTTFEGKVWKVWWAEVVELAGQLATPGTIIGRTEDGLIIACGAGSIILKEIQPEGKKRMSVYDFLRGAGASIASGSKVGE comes from the coding sequence TTGAAAGATACTCGTATTCTTTTTATGGGAACCCCTGATTTTGCTACACAAAGCTTGGAAGCCCTGATCACGAATGGTTTTCAGGTTGTAGGTGTTGTGACACAACCAGATCGTCCGGTCGGCCGCAAACGCGTGCTGACCCCTCCTCCGGTGAAAGAGCTAGCACTTCGTCACGGGTTGCCTGTTTATCAGCCGGAAAAAATTAGGGAGAGCGAAGCCGTTCAAAGTGTGTTGGATGCAACTCGTCCCGATTTGATTGTAACAGCAGCTTATGGTCAAATTTTACCTGTCTCTTTATTGGAAGCTCCTAAACATGGATGCATTAATATACATGCCTCCTTGTTGCCAAAATATCGTGGCGGCGCTCCCATTCACGCCAGCATTATTAATGGCGAGAAGGAGACAGGAGTTACCATTATGTATATGGTACAAGCGCTGGATGCAGGTGACATGATCTCGAAGGTGATTGTACCGATTGAAGAACGCGATACGGCAGCTAGCATGTTTGAAAAGTTAGCGACAGCCGGAGCAGACTTATTGATCGAAACGTTGCCTAAACTATTGAAGGGCGAGATCACACCAGAGCCTCAAAACCACGAGGAAGCTACCTTTGCGCCTAATATTAAACGTGAGAATGAGCGACTAGATTGGAATAAATCAGCGCGGGAAATATATAATCAGGTGCGTGGTATGAACTCATGGCCTGTTGCCTTTACGACTTTTGAAGGCAAGGTGTGGAAAGTTTGGTGGGCCGAAGTAGTGGAGCTAGCTGGCCAACTGGCTACACCGGGAACCATCATCGGCCGAACCGAGGATGGTCTCATCATTGCTTGTGGAGCGGGAAGTATTATCTTGAAAGAAATCCAACCAGAGGGCAAAAAGCGTATGAGCGTGTACGATTTCTTACGCGGTGCAGGCGCTTCAATTGCTTCAGGTTCGAAAGTAGGAGAATAG
- the def gene encoding peptide deformylase, which translates to MAIRNIVNHPDPILREKAIQVTKFNSNLHKLLDDMKDTMYAANGVGIAAPQVGISKRVFVMDCGDFYVEAINPEIIEFSGEQFDNYPEGCLSIPGLHGDVRRHMVVKMRAQDRDGNLYELEVDDLEARCIQHELDHLNGVLFIDIAEKVYPATEGKEGV; encoded by the coding sequence ATGGCAATTCGCAACATCGTAAACCATCCTGATCCTATTTTAAGAGAAAAAGCAATACAGGTAACCAAATTTAACAGTAACCTGCACAAATTGCTTGATGATATGAAAGATACAATGTATGCTGCAAACGGGGTAGGGATTGCGGCTCCGCAGGTAGGTATTTCGAAACGCGTATTCGTGATGGATTGCGGCGATTTCTATGTAGAAGCGATCAACCCTGAAATCATTGAGTTTAGTGGCGAGCAATTTGACAATTATCCAGAAGGGTGCCTAAGTATTCCAGGCTTACATGGTGATGTTCGTCGTCATATGGTGGTCAAAATGCGTGCACAAGACCGTGACGGTAATCTCTATGAGCTAGAAGTAGACGACTTAGAAGCTCGTTGCATTCAGCATGAACTAGATCATTTGAACGGTGTTTTATTCATTGACATCGCTGAAAAAGTATATCCTGCAACAGAGGGCAAGGAAGGGGTTTAG
- the priA gene encoding primosomal protein N', whose protein sequence is MNNHQIRAKVIVDVPATRTNRPYDYAVPLWLQPLVAVGSRVVVPFGPRKVQGYVIGLIQGQEADHDPDGPGMIKIKELEKVLDDVPPLSLELIQLAEWMSHRYLCPLTMSIAAMLPAVLKGKTEKWYMLADEVDEELAEKHPMLRYLLHQGSLLQTEADKQFPVDSKQIPKWIKNGLIVSEYQVKNRLTHKKLAHVQLAIDEVRAWELMENIPKRSYRMRDVLEFLLNQQKEQGQQASYPVKDVIEKLSITRSTLTTMQQKGWIAIEQKEVGRDPYANRTFSPPPKHILTREQQHNLAAILRSVEQEEYHSFLLHGVTGSGKTEVYMEAIEHTLAKGREAIFLVPEISLTPQMVERIKGRFGDNVAVLHSALSQGERYDEWRKILRQQVQVVVGARSAIFAPFRNLGLIIMDEEHEGSYKQEETPRYHARDVALWRAQMNNAVFIMGSATPALETYALATRGRYDLLSMKSRVGNRPLPKVHVVDMREEMREQNRSMFSRSLHQMIADRLQKQEQIVIFLNRRGFSTFVMCRSCGYTLACPHCDISLTYHRTNHTARCHYCGYTISQPRHCPECQSDHIRFFGTGTQKVEEELAKLFPGVRVIRMDVDTTSKKGAHEALLTKFRTGQGDILLGTQMIAKGLDFPRVTLVGVIAADTSLHLPDFRSAEKTFQLLTQVGGRAGRHELSGDVVVQTYTPEHYSIQHATHHDYEAFYQAEMVHRKKKGYPPFYRLVLITFSHEDVPMVIRAAEQYAAYLRPRLAQTTVVLGPVASPIARIKDRFRFQIMLKYRDEPKIFDLLAQTTLHFDDWMKQNKVLSTIDVDPQMLL, encoded by the coding sequence ATGAATAATCATCAAATCAGAGCAAAAGTCATTGTAGATGTCCCAGCAACCCGGACCAATCGACCGTATGACTATGCTGTTCCCCTGTGGTTACAGCCGTTGGTAGCGGTAGGAAGTCGTGTTGTTGTACCGTTTGGACCCAGGAAGGTTCAAGGGTATGTCATCGGATTGATACAAGGACAAGAGGCAGATCATGATCCTGATGGCCCTGGCATGATCAAAATAAAAGAACTGGAAAAGGTATTAGACGATGTTCCTCCACTCTCCCTTGAATTAATTCAATTGGCGGAATGGATGAGCCATCGTTATTTATGTCCACTTACTATGTCCATTGCAGCGATGTTGCCTGCTGTTTTAAAAGGGAAAACAGAAAAATGGTACATGCTTGCAGATGAAGTCGATGAAGAACTGGCAGAAAAACATCCTATGTTACGCTATTTACTTCATCAAGGAAGCCTGCTGCAAACAGAAGCAGACAAGCAATTCCCTGTGGATAGTAAACAAATACCGAAATGGATTAAAAACGGATTAATTGTTAGTGAATATCAGGTGAAAAATCGGCTAACCCATAAAAAGCTAGCACATGTACAGCTTGCAATAGATGAGGTACGAGCATGGGAGCTTATGGAGAACATCCCCAAGCGTTCCTATCGTATGCGAGATGTACTTGAATTTTTGTTGAATCAGCAGAAGGAACAAGGACAGCAGGCATCATACCCAGTCAAGGATGTAATCGAAAAGCTATCTATTACTCGTTCCACACTTACAACGATGCAACAAAAAGGCTGGATAGCGATAGAGCAGAAAGAAGTAGGGAGGGATCCTTACGCCAATCGTACTTTTTCACCTCCGCCAAAGCATATATTGACACGGGAGCAACAACATAATTTAGCGGCTATTTTGCGTTCCGTTGAGCAAGAAGAATATCATTCCTTCCTACTGCATGGGGTCACGGGTAGCGGTAAGACTGAAGTGTATATGGAAGCAATCGAACATACGTTAGCAAAGGGCCGAGAAGCCATCTTTTTAGTGCCTGAAATTTCCTTGACACCTCAGATGGTAGAGAGGATTAAGGGGCGTTTTGGTGATAATGTAGCTGTATTACATAGTGCGTTGTCACAAGGTGAGCGCTATGATGAGTGGCGCAAAATTTTGCGGCAGCAGGTACAGGTGGTAGTTGGCGCCCGTTCGGCTATCTTTGCTCCGTTTCGTAATCTGGGCCTGATCATCATGGATGAGGAGCATGAGGGCTCTTATAAACAGGAGGAGACCCCAAGATATCATGCTAGGGATGTGGCGTTATGGCGAGCACAGATGAATAATGCTGTATTTATCATGGGTAGTGCCACACCCGCTTTGGAAACCTATGCGTTGGCAACGCGTGGACGTTATGATTTGTTATCAATGAAGTCGCGGGTAGGGAACAGGCCGCTTCCTAAAGTGCATGTGGTGGATATGCGGGAAGAGATGCGGGAACAAAATCGATCCATGTTTAGCAGGAGCCTACATCAAATGATTGCGGATCGGCTTCAAAAACAGGAGCAAATTGTCATTTTTTTGAATCGTAGAGGCTTCTCTACTTTTGTCATGTGCCGGTCCTGTGGCTATACATTGGCCTGCCCGCATTGCGATATCTCACTTACTTATCATCGAACAAATCATACGGCCCGCTGTCATTATTGTGGTTATACCATTTCCCAGCCAAGGCATTGTCCTGAATGTCAAAGTGATCACATTCGTTTTTTTGGCACAGGGACACAGAAGGTAGAGGAAGAATTGGCTAAATTATTTCCCGGTGTTCGCGTTATTCGAATGGATGTGGATACTACCTCCAAAAAAGGAGCGCACGAGGCGCTTTTGACCAAATTTCGCACTGGTCAGGGTGATATTTTATTAGGCACACAAATGATAGCGAAGGGTCTTGATTTTCCGCGTGTAACGCTCGTAGGAGTAATTGCTGCCGATACATCCTTACATCTGCCGGATTTTCGGTCGGCAGAAAAAACGTTTCAGCTTCTAACCCAGGTAGGGGGGCGAGCCGGTCGGCATGAACTCTCTGGTGATGTAGTCGTACAAACCTATACACCTGAGCATTACAGCATCCAGCATGCAACTCATCACGATTATGAGGCCTTTTATCAAGCTGAGATGGTCCACCGTAAGAAGAAGGGTTATCCCCCATTCTATCGGCTAGTATTGATCACATTTTCCCATGAGGATGTTCCTATGGTGATTCGGGCTGCGGAACAGTATGCCGCTTATTTACGGCCGCGGCTGGCGCAGACAACCGTAGTTCTAGGGCCTGTGGCCTCACCGATTGCCCGGATCAAAGATAGATTTAGGTTTCAGATCATGTTAAAATATCGTGATGAACCGAAAATATTTGATCTGTTGGCGCAAACTACGCTACATTTTGATGATTGGATGAAACAAAACAAAGTGTTGTCCACGATAGATGTCGACCCACAGATGCTACTTTAA
- the coaBC gene encoding bifunctional phosphopantothenoylcysteine decarboxylase/phosphopantothenate--cysteine ligase CoaBC: protein MSILQHKEIVLGVSGGIAAYKAAALTSKLTQAGAKVSVVLTANACKFVQPITFEALSHRAVYTDTFKEPVPGVISHIDVADRADLVILAPATANIIGKYANGIADDMLSTMLLATTAPVMVAPAMNVNMYNHPAVQANMQRLLTYGVTMVEPNEGMLACGWVGRGRLAEPEEIVEAAIRFFEQKETTTKSLHSAPQQDLQGKKIVVTAGPTREKIDPVRYISNYSSGKMGYAIAEAARDRGADVTLISGPTALSIPAGVTFVPVESVQEMLDAVLQVYPQADVVIKSAAVSDYRPEQVYAHKVKKTQSEDFSLSLVKAPDILRTLGEQKTHQMLVGFAAETQEVEKHALDKMRRKNLDMIVANDVLQEGAGMGVDTNIVTIYQQDQAPIRLDKMSKRDVAERLIDVIKQNLQVAVQEA, encoded by the coding sequence ATGAGTATCTTACAACATAAAGAGATTGTTCTGGGTGTGTCCGGTGGAATTGCCGCCTATAAAGCAGCAGCTTTAACAAGTAAATTGACACAGGCAGGAGCCAAGGTAAGCGTCGTGTTGACGGCTAATGCTTGTAAGTTTGTACAACCGATTACGTTTGAAGCATTATCGCATCGAGCTGTTTATACAGACACGTTCAAAGAGCCGGTTCCAGGAGTAATCTCTCATATAGATGTAGCAGATCGAGCTGACTTGGTCATACTCGCCCCTGCCACAGCTAATATTATCGGGAAATATGCAAACGGAATAGCTGACGATATGTTATCTACCATGTTATTAGCTACGACTGCTCCTGTCATGGTAGCACCGGCTATGAATGTAAATATGTATAATCATCCTGCTGTACAAGCCAACATGCAGCGTTTACTCACCTATGGAGTGACGATGGTAGAGCCAAATGAGGGCATGCTGGCTTGTGGATGGGTTGGCAGAGGACGCCTAGCCGAGCCTGAAGAAATTGTAGAAGCGGCTATACGCTTTTTTGAACAGAAAGAGACCACTACGAAATCATTACATTCAGCACCTCAACAGGACCTGCAAGGTAAAAAAATCGTTGTGACAGCAGGACCTACCCGTGAAAAAATTGATCCAGTACGTTATATTTCAAATTATTCGAGCGGAAAGATGGGCTATGCGATTGCAGAAGCAGCACGTGATCGTGGAGCGGATGTTACGTTAATTAGCGGACCTACAGCGCTTTCTATCCCTGCTGGAGTTACTTTTGTCCCAGTCGAGTCTGTTCAAGAGATGTTGGATGCAGTTCTACAGGTTTATCCACAGGCCGATGTTGTGATTAAGTCAGCCGCTGTATCTGATTATCGCCCAGAACAAGTGTATGCCCATAAGGTCAAGAAAACACAGAGTGAGGACTTTTCGCTTTCGTTAGTAAAAGCCCCAGATATTCTTCGGACGTTAGGGGAACAGAAAACCCATCAGATGCTAGTCGGCTTTGCAGCGGAAACGCAGGAGGTTGAGAAGCACGCACTAGATAAAATGCGCCGTAAAAATTTGGACATGATTGTAGCAAATGATGTGTTGCAGGAAGGTGCGGGTATGGGTGTTGATACGAATATTGTGACCATCTATCAACAGGATCAAGCACCGATTCGTCTCGATAAAATGAGTAAGCGGGACGTAGCAGAGCGACTTATAGATGTAATAAAGCAGAATCTGCAAGTAGCGGTTCAAGAGGCGTGA
- a CDS encoding jacalin-like lectin: MSWRKSTQFGGDGGSPFSDDLTNVKRLAGFYIRHGSRIDAIQGIYEYSDGRRTPQGFHGGYGGSHNIVFFENDEYIIQITGRTDRRVDQLTFTTNKRTYGPYGGDGGNPFEIDAAHISGFFGRSASELDAIGFFIPTV, from the coding sequence ATGTCGTGGAGAAAATCTACACAATTTGGCGGCGACGGCGGTAGCCCCTTTAGTGATGATCTCACTAACGTAAAAAGATTAGCAGGCTTCTATATCCGTCACGGCAGTAGAATCGATGCTATTCAGGGGATTTATGAGTATTCAGACGGGAGAAGAACCCCACAAGGCTTCCATGGGGGATACGGAGGCTCTCATAACATTGTTTTCTTTGAAAATGATGAGTATATCATCCAAATTACCGGGCGTACCGATAGACGAGTAGATCAACTTACCTTTACGACAAATAAGCGTACGTATGGTCCTTACGGCGGGGATGGGGGCAATCCCTTTGAGATTGACGCCGCACATATAAGCGGCTTCTTCGGAAGATCTGCTAGTGAGCTTGATGCGATAGGCTTTTTTATACCTACAGTCTAA
- the rpoZ gene encoding DNA-directed RNA polymerase subunit omega: MLYPSIDKLVDKVGSKYTLVTLASKRARQLREDNDMQVEKPFSKKFVGQSLEEIISDKLLYETPAVK; encoded by the coding sequence ATGTTATATCCATCGATTGATAAACTTGTAGACAAAGTAGGTAGTAAATACACATTGGTGACACTCGCTTCCAAGCGTGCACGTCAGCTTCGTGAAGACAATGATATGCAAGTAGAAAAACCTTTCTCGAAAAAATTTGTTGGGCAATCGTTAGAGGAAATCATCTCAGACAAATTATTGTACGAGACGCCAGCAGTAAAATAA
- the gmk gene encoding guanylate kinase codes for MNKVGVETKIMDKDHGLLLVLSGPSGVGKGTVCKALREYMPDLIYSVSATTRQPRVNEVDGVNYFFKEKEEFKRMMKEDELLEWAEYVGNYYGTPRRFVEDTLATGRDVILEIEVQGAMQVKEKFPQGIFLFLAPPDLEELQNRIVGRGTETEESIKNRMAMARTEIEMMDHYDYVVVNDEISHACEKIKSIVTAEHLKKDRQVHKFLKWLKEV; via the coding sequence ATGAATAAGGTAGGAGTTGAAACAAAGATTATGGATAAGGACCACGGCCTTCTGTTAGTTTTGTCGGGGCCATCTGGAGTGGGTAAAGGAACGGTTTGTAAAGCACTTCGAGAATACATGCCGGACCTTATCTACTCTGTATCTGCGACAACCAGACAACCGCGTGTGAACGAAGTGGATGGGGTAAACTATTTCTTTAAAGAAAAAGAAGAGTTTAAGCGTATGATGAAAGAAGATGAGCTTCTCGAATGGGCAGAGTATGTTGGTAACTACTATGGAACGCCTAGACGTTTTGTAGAAGACACACTCGCTACTGGACGAGATGTCATCCTGGAAATTGAAGTGCAAGGAGCCATGCAGGTAAAAGAAAAATTCCCGCAAGGCATTTTCTTATTCTTAGCACCTCCTGATCTGGAAGAGTTACAAAACCGCATTGTTGGACGTGGTACGGAAACGGAAGAATCCATTAAGAATCGGATGGCGATGGCACGTACTGAGATTGAGATGATGGATCATTATGATTATGTTGTCGTTAATGATGAAATCTCACATGCATGTGAAAAGATCAAATCCATTGTAACTGCCGAGCATTTGAAAAAAGATCGTCAGGTTCATAAATTTTTGAAATGGCTTAAGGAGGTATAA
- the remA gene encoding extracellular matrix/biofilm regulator RemA encodes MGIKLINIGFGNIVNASRIISIVSPESAPIKRIIQEARDRNMLVDATYGRRTRAVIITDSDHVILSAVQPETVAQRLTNKDDESDE; translated from the coding sequence ATGGGGATTAAGTTGATAAATATCGGGTTTGGAAATATCGTGAATGCAAGTCGCATTATTTCGATTGTAAGTCCTGAATCCGCACCAATTAAACGAATTATTCAAGAAGCAAGGGATCGCAACATGCTTGTTGATGCTACGTACGGACGCAGAACGCGTGCTGTGATTATCACAGATAGTGATCATGTCATTTTATCAGCGGTACAACCAGAAACGGTTGCCCAACGTCTAACCAATAAAGATGACGAGTCTGATGAATAA
- a CDS encoding YicC/YloC family endoribonuclease, with the protein MISMTGYGRKEIERGSMRLTVEMRSVNHRFCEIIVRLPKIWTMHEERVKKRIATKVRRGRVDVTVSLEAVRDESSEVQVDWNTAQFYVTAANQLVERFGLPETLHVKDLMRMPGVLIEASVPELSDEEVEQLLDEATDAALAELYVMKSTEGNLLQLDLIRRLEYIKSTTHTLQDIAPEVREQYRNRLKNRLDEIMEDHMLDESKIFQEVALFAEKADISEEITRLLSHCEQFLEQIHSSEIIGRKLDFLLQEMNREANTIASKANHLQIQRLAVEVKTELEKMREQVQNVE; encoded by the coding sequence ATGATTTCTATGACAGGCTACGGCCGAAAAGAAATAGAACGTGGATCTATGCGTTTAACGGTGGAAATGCGCTCGGTTAATCATCGTTTTTGTGAGATTATTGTTCGGTTGCCAAAAATATGGACCATGCATGAGGAACGAGTGAAAAAGCGGATTGCAACGAAAGTGCGCCGTGGGCGAGTGGATGTCACCGTCTCGCTAGAAGCCGTTCGGGACGAGTCTTCCGAGGTTCAGGTTGATTGGAATACAGCGCAATTTTATGTTACGGCGGCCAATCAGCTAGTGGAGCGCTTTGGTTTGCCTGAGACCCTTCATGTGAAAGATCTAATGCGTATGCCTGGCGTATTAATTGAAGCCAGTGTACCTGAGCTTTCTGATGAAGAGGTAGAACAGCTATTAGATGAGGCTACAGATGCTGCGTTGGCAGAGCTCTATGTTATGAAGAGTACTGAGGGGAATCTCCTGCAGCTTGATCTGATCCGACGCCTCGAATACATTAAGTCAACGACCCACACTTTGCAGGATATTGCTCCTGAAGTAAGAGAGCAGTATCGCAATCGCTTGAAAAATCGCCTTGATGAAATTATGGAAGATCATATGCTAGATGAATCTAAAATCTTTCAAGAGGTGGCATTGTTTGCTGAAAAGGCTGATATCTCCGAAGAAATTACGCGTTTGTTAAGCCATTGTGAGCAATTTTTGGAACAGATACATAGCTCGGAGATTATTGGACGCAAATTGGACTTTCTATTGCAGGAAATGAACAGAGAGGCTAATACAATCGCGTCAAAAGCGAATCATTTACAGATTCAGCGCTTGGCAGTTGAAGTGAAGACCGAACTGGAAAAAATGAGAGAACAAGTGCAGAACGTTGAGTGA
- a CDS encoding Rqc2 family fibronectin-binding protein, which translates to MAFDGLVTRAVVHELSMLVGARITRIHQPHPSDIVMQVRSNQGTLKLVISANPTYPRIHLTTEEFMNPKEAPMFCMLLRKHCENGVIEAITQDGMERVIYIDLKSRDELGDTTRKRIVVEIMGRHSNIILLDVKTDMILDGIHHVSHGISQYRQVLPGRAYVAPPAQNKLNPLTASEQDFVMALQWNEGKLDKQLVERFSGLSPLIARELVSRATLPTRDAIWHEFSSFMEQMNLHRYEPVIETTNDKAAFSITSLSHLGVRESETFTSISECLQRFYEHKAMRDVVKQKVQDLLRLVTNEKHKNEKKIEKLHHSIEDAHEAERYRLYGELILSHMHQVKKGDTELTATNWYSENAETIVIPLDPLKTPSENMQAYYKKYNKAKASLAFIAEQISLAEQEVIYLDGILVQLAHASLAEAEEIREELVEQGYLRNRNKRGSKKKKETAPELDTYYSSDGITLLVGKNNKQNEYLTNKLAASFETWLHTKDIPGSHVVIRSRTVSDQTLFEAAMLAAYFSKAQQGSKVPVDYTLIRHVKKPSGAKPGYVTYDQQKTLFVTPDATLVAALRNNSAAEQK; encoded by the coding sequence GTGGCTTTTGACGGATTAGTAACTAGAGCGGTCGTTCATGAGCTATCCATGCTCGTAGGAGCCCGTATTACTCGTATACATCAACCGCATCCAAGCGATATCGTTATGCAGGTGCGCTCAAACCAAGGAACGTTAAAATTAGTAATTTCAGCAAATCCAACCTATCCCCGCATTCATTTGACAACAGAGGAATTTATGAATCCAAAGGAAGCTCCGATGTTTTGTATGTTATTGCGGAAGCATTGCGAAAATGGGGTAATTGAGGCCATCACGCAGGATGGAATGGAACGTGTAATTTACATTGATCTAAAGTCTCGTGATGAGCTAGGAGATACAACCAGAAAACGAATTGTAGTTGAGATCATGGGCCGTCATAGTAATATTATTTTGCTAGATGTAAAAACTGACATGATTCTGGATGGCATTCATCATGTTTCTCATGGCATCAGCCAGTATCGTCAGGTATTGCCAGGTCGAGCTTATGTAGCTCCTCCTGCCCAAAATAAGCTGAATCCATTAACGGCAAGCGAGCAGGATTTTGTGATGGCACTCCAATGGAACGAAGGAAAGCTGGACAAACAGCTTGTCGAGCGTTTCAGCGGTCTTAGTCCCTTGATAGCGAGAGAGCTTGTTTCTAGAGCAACACTGCCTACACGTGATGCAATTTGGCATGAGTTCTCCAGCTTTATGGAACAAATGAATCTTCACCGTTATGAGCCGGTGATTGAGACAACCAATGACAAAGCTGCCTTCTCCATAACCTCTCTCTCACATCTAGGTGTCAGGGAAAGCGAGACCTTCACGTCAATCAGCGAATGCTTACAACGATTTTATGAGCATAAAGCTATGCGAGACGTGGTTAAGCAAAAGGTGCAGGATTTATTGCGATTGGTAACGAATGAAAAGCACAAAAACGAGAAAAAAATCGAAAAGCTACACCATTCTATCGAGGATGCCCACGAGGCCGAACGTTATCGCCTCTACGGTGAACTGATTCTTTCTCATATGCATCAGGTCAAAAAAGGAGATACTGAGCTTACTGCAACCAACTGGTATAGTGAAAATGCGGAGACAATTGTCATACCGCTAGATCCGTTAAAAACACCGTCGGAAAACATGCAAGCTTACTATAAAAAATATAACAAAGCAAAAGCAAGTCTGGCATTTATAGCAGAGCAAATTAGCTTGGCTGAACAGGAAGTCATCTATCTGGATGGCATTCTTGTACAATTGGCTCACGCTAGTTTAGCAGAAGCGGAAGAGATTCGGGAAGAGTTAGTGGAGCAAGGTTATCTGCGCAATCGAAACAAACGCGGTTCTAAAAAGAAAAAAGAGACTGCGCCTGAGCTTGATACTTACTATTCCTCAGATGGCATCACGCTGTTAGTCGGAAAAAATAATAAACAAAATGAATATTTGACTAATAAATTAGCGGCGAGCTTTGAGACATGGTTGCATACCAAAGACATCCCTGGTTCCCATGTGGTCATTAGATCACGCACAGTAAGCGATCAAACCTTATTTGAAGCAGCCATGCTTGCCGCCTATTTCAGCAAAGCTCAACAAGGCAGTAAAGTGCCAGTCGATTACACCTTAATTCGACATGTAAAAAAACCAAGTGGTGCTAAACCTGGCTATGTAACCTATGACCAGCAAAAAACGCTATTTGTTACTCCAGATGCTACCTTAGTCGCTGCGTTACGAAATAATTCGGCAGCAGAACAAAAATAA